ACTCAACGGCCGTCGACCACGGCACCGAGATGTACCTGTCGTTCGTGGACATCGGCTTCAACCCGGCTGCACCGATCGACCGGACGGTGTTCGTGCAGTGTACCTGTACGAACCGCGACTTCCCGGCCCGGCTCCCGTTCGGGGGCGGGCAACCGAAACTCCAACTCACCGAAGGGAGCGGACTCGTCACGCGGATCACCTGTCTCACGCCCCCAACACCCACAGTCCGAACGCACCTGCGCGAAGAAGGCTTGTGGAGGCTGGTTTCGCACCTCACGCTCAATCACCTGTCACTGACCGACGGTCCCGACGGGGCGGACGCGCTGCGCGAGATCCTCGCGCTGTACGACTTCACGGAATCTGCCGCGACCCGCGCACAGATCGAGGGCGTGCGTGGCGTGAGCGGGAAGCGCGTTCTGGGGCGCGCGAACGGCGCGGTGTGTCGCGGGGTGGAAGTGGGCATCGAGTTCGATGAGGACCGCTACACCGGCAACGGGATGTACCTGTTCGCGAGCGTACTGGATCGCTTCTTCACCCTGTACGCGAGCGTGAACACGTTCACCCGCACCGTCGCGACGGTCGCCCGGAGGGAGGGTGTTTACAAACGCTTCCCGTCCCGGGCCGGCGACCAGATCGTGCTGTGAGTTCCAGCAAAAGCGTCGTGCGCGTTATTTTCCGTTGAATAGATCGCGTGCTGAGATGAGTTCCACTCCCCACCCCCGTTCGCCGCTCGCCGCGCTGTTTGCTGCGCCGGGGAAGTTCGATTTCTTCCAGGCGGTGCGATTGCTCGAACGGCTCGCTTCGGCCGAGGACCGCGCCGCGGTCGGGGGCGACACCGCGCCCGAACAGGAAGCGGTGTCGTTCCGCGTGCTACCGGCGCTACGGTTCCCGGTGGGGTCGGTGTCGAAGGTCGCGCCCGAACGCGACGGACCGCCGGAACTGGTCGCCACGTTCGGCGGGTTGACCGGTCCGGACGGGATTCTACCGCAGCACTACACCGCCCTCCTCATCAGCCGGTCGCGGCTCAAGGACCACACGCTCCGCGACTGGCTCGACATGTTCCACCACCGGCTCCTGTCGCTGTTCACGCGCGCGTGGGAGAAGAACCGGTGGGCCGCGGTCGTGGACCGGCAGCGTGCGGAGGGCGCGACGCGCGAGGACGCCGCCACGCGCGCGGGATTCGCGGTCGCGGGATTCGGTACCGGCGGACTGCGCGAGCGGCTGAAGCTCCCCGGCGACGTGCCCGTCTTCTACGCGGGATTGCTCTCGCGCCAACCGCGCACCGCGACGGGGTTAGAACAGATCCTCGGCGACTTCTTCGGATGGCCGGTCCGCGTGGAACAGTTCGCGGGTCAGTGGCTCTACCTCGACACCGAGAACAAGGCGGAACTCCCGCGCGAGGGTCGCACGGGCTTGAACTGCACACTCGGGCGCGACGTGGTGATCGGGCGCCGCGTGTGGGACGTGCAGGGGAGCGTCTGCGTCGTGGTCGGGCCGCTCGATGGGCGCGCGTTCCGCAGCCTGCTCCCCGGTGGGGACGCCCGGGCGCCGGTGTGCGAGATGGTTCGCCTGTACTTGGGCCTGGAGTTCGATGCGGAGATCCAGGTAGTCATCGAACCGGACGCGGTGCCGGTCACCGCACTGGAGTACGACGAGCGCGCCGGCCCTCGACTCGGCTGGAACACCTGGGTGCGCACGCACAACTTCGGCGCGCCCGTGAGTGACGTGAAGTTCGCGGTGAAGTGAGCATCAGCCGTTCGTTGCACACGCCGCGATCGCGCGCTCGACGTACCGGTCTCCCGGGCGCCGCACGCGCAACCGTTCGAGCGCGGGTAACACGCCCGGATCGGCCAGAATCTCGGCCGCTTCGACCGTCGTGAGATACGGGTCCGGGCCGTCCAATTCGGCAACGATGGCCTCGGCCGCGCGTGCATCCCTGCGGTGAGCCAAGCCCTTGAGTGCTTCGCCTCGCGTTACGTCATCTACGTCCGCAGTACGCGCCCACAACGCCGCACGAAGTTCCAGGCTGTCCCACTCGGTCTGGCTTCCAAGGGCAAACGTGGCCCAATCGCGAACCAATGCGCTCGTGTCACCAGTAAGAACGATCAGCGTGGCAATAGCCCGTTCATCGTCCAAACCGGCGAGCGCACAGGTGACGCCGTAGCGGATGTGGTCGTCCGGATAGCTCGCAAATCGCACGGCGCTTGGCAAGCATTCGAGTCGGTACAGGTGCCCGAACGCCATAAGTGCGGCATAAATAACGTCTTCGTTTTCCTCAGTTTCGAGCAAGTTCGCGAGGAGTTGAACTGACTCCGCCGCGAACGGTTTGTCTTGCTTGTAACCCAATTGAGCGTGAATGTTCACACCGAGCGCGCGTTCCATTGGGCAGGCGCTGGCGAGCAAACGAGTTGCGGCGTCGAACACCTCGCGCGTTCCGCGCTCGCGAAGCACGTGGATGACGTCGTAATGCGGATCGTTGTCCTCATCCGTTGGCGGATGAGACAGCGCGAACGAAATCAGTTCGTTTGTTGACCACATCGGATCAAAGCCGGCGTTCATTCGCGGCCTCCCCGAGTGAACACCGCCATCTGGCTCGGTGCGCCGACTTCTGTGTCCACATCGCCGAGCGGGTCGATACGGGCCGTGTAGCCGTGGGCCGCACACACACCCGCGCACCACGACGCGAACTCGGCGCGGGTCCACTCGAAGCGGTGGTCCGCGTGCCGGAACTTGCCGGCCGGCAGGTTCTCGAACCGCACGTTGTACTCGCTGTTCGGCGTCGTGAGCACGACGACTCCCGGCCGTGCGGCGCCGAACAGCGCTCGCTCGAAGGCGCCCAACCGCGGCGGGTCGAGGTGCTCGATCACTTCCACTACCGCCGCGGCGTCGAAGCCTTCGAGCCGGGCGTCGCGATACGTGAGGGCGCCGTGCAGGAGTTTCAAGCGGTCGCTCAGATTGTCGGGCAGGCGCTGGCGGTCGAGGCGCTGGCGCGCGATTTCCAGGCTCCGCACGGACACGTCGACGCCGATCACTTCCTTGAATTGCGGATCGGTCGCGAGCAATCGGAGGAGCTTCCCCTCACCGCACCCGAGGTCCAGTACGCGATTAGCACCGCTTGCGCGCAGGGCTGCGTGGACAGTTGCGAGGCGCTGTTCGTGCAAGCTCACGCGCGCTTCCAACCGTTCTTCCGCCAGGTCTTGTGCGGCCGCGGCTTCATCCGGGTCGGTCGCTTCGTCCCGCCCGAGTGAACTGAGCGCGGACTTCACCAATTTGCCCTGTCTGCGCAAGTACCGGGCCGCGATCTGTTCCTTTTCCGGGTGCGCGGCGAGCCAGTTCCCGCCGTGACGGAGGAGCTTGTCCACTTCGTCGGTGCTGACCCAGTAGTGTTTCTCGTCGTCGAGCACGGGGACGAGTACGTAGAGGTGCGAGAGCAGATCCGCGAGCCGAACCGTGGCCGAGAGTTCGACCGTGAAGTACGGCGATTCGCCCCACTCCGGGAAGTGCGTGTCGAGTGGGTGCCGCGTGGCCGAAACTTCGTACCCGAGTGGCTCGAAAAGCCTACGCAGGAAGCCCTCTCCCCCGCGCCGGCACGGAAGCGCCGTGAGTCGAGCAACGAAGGGTAGCGGAGTCTCGGCGAGTTCCGGCTTCGCCTTGCAACTGCCATTGAGTGCGCTGCCGAACACTTGCGAAAGGGCGACACTCAGGAACGAGGATGCCGCGTAGGGCCGGTCGTTGACGTACTGCGCGAGAAGTTCGTTGCCGGTGTTCCGCCGCTGGCGCGCGAGTCCGACCGGGTCCACGTCGAGAACGAGAGCCGCGGTACAGCGCTCGTCGGCCACTTCCGGATAGAAGACGTGGGCCTGCCCGAACGTGAGATCGAACGATTGCACCTTGTCGGGGTGCTTGTGCAGGAGCCAGCCCAGGTCGGTCGCGGGGCTGCGAGTCGTCGTTACGGTCAGGAGCATGTGTCGTCCGTTCAGGGCGCCTGTGTCGGTTGTTTCGATGAAGGGGACTGCACGCTCTGGCGATGGAGTAACTGTTGCGGGGACCAGTTGGCCCGCAGTGTCCCTTGAGACATATTGAGAAGTGGCCGCCGCGCCGGGTTCACGGAGCCGCCAATGTTTCAGATCGCCGCACTGTCGCTGGCACTGTCGCCCGGGTTCGGGGGTGATCCGGTCGGGCCGAAACGATATCCGCCCGTCTACATTCCGGTCGAAGCACCGAGCGGGTATCTGTACCAGCCCACTTACGACGTGCGCACCGCGGTCCGCTTACCCGCCACTCAATACGCGCCAAAAGCCGGTGACGTGCTGCTCCTGAGCGATACCACGCCGTTCTGGACGACCCTGTACCGCCTCGTGTTCAGCGGGCGCCCGGGGCACTCGGCCCTCGTGGTGACGATGCCGGACGGGAAACTCGGGGTGCTGGAAGCCGGATTCAACGACACGATCTGGACCCGGCTCACGCCGCTCGACTACCGGCTCGCACAGTTCCCCGGTTACATCTGGGTGCGCCAGCGCCACGTTCCGCTCACGCCGGACCAGGACGCACGGCTCACCGCGTTCGCGGTTTCAGTAGAGAACAAGCGGTACGCGGTAGGGCTGTTCGCGGCACAAATCACCCCGCTCAGCCCGCGCGGGCCGATCCGCACAGCGCTCGCCCCCGGTCCACGCGGTCCGGGGCACCCGGTGTTCTGCACGCAAGCCGTTCTCGAAGCACTCGTGTTCGCAGGTGTCATTGAACGCCGGACGATCCGCCCCGCGGCCACGTACCCACAAGACCTCTTCTACGACCGCTCGCGGAACCCGTACATCGACCGGCACCCGCCGCTGCTCGACGGGTGGGCGCCGCCCGCACAGTGGACCCCCGTTGTGGGTTGGTCGATCGAGGGAAAAGACGTGCCGAAGCCGCCGTTAGCCTGGCCCGGCGGGGAGGCTCACGTGGTCCACCCAATCGGCGGCGGTGCGAATCAGCCGCCGACACCCGTCGTCGTCGGGCGTGTTCCCGGCGAACTTCGCGAGGTCGCACTCGTCGAGCACCGCCCGCAGCGCCTCGGACTGTTCGACCGGCCACCCCTGCTGAGCCGTCGCCGCTGAAAGTTCGGTGGTCGTGAGTTTGGTCGCCGGGACCGCGAACCGGCGCTCCACGAACTCGCGCAAGATCGCCGCGACCCGTTCTGCGACCACATCACCGTACATGTCGCCTGCTTCCAGTCGCGCGAGAGCGGCCCGCGCCCATTCGGTCGGCGGGATCGGTCGACGCCTCCGCCGGCGCATCAAAATGGCGAGCCCCACGACCACACACACGAGCACGCCAGCGCCCGCGATCCACGGAATCAGAGCCCGATCCGAAGATGTCGGCCGGTCCACGGCTGGAATGTCTTCAACGGCCGTCACGGAGTGCGGTTCCGGAAGCGGCGCGGATTCGCTGCTTGTGCGCTCGACCGTCACTTCCACCGCG
This region of Gemmata massiliana genomic DNA includes:
- the tssG gene encoding type VI secretion system baseplate subunit TssG, which produces MSSTPHPRSPLAALFAAPGKFDFFQAVRLLERLASAEDRAAVGGDTAPEQEAVSFRVLPALRFPVGSVSKVAPERDGPPELVATFGGLTGPDGILPQHYTALLISRSRLKDHTLRDWLDMFHHRLLSLFTRAWEKNRWAAVVDRQRAEGATREDAATRAGFAVAGFGTGGLRERLKLPGDVPVFYAGLLSRQPRTATGLEQILGDFFGWPVRVEQFAGQWLYLDTENKAELPREGRTGLNCTLGRDVVIGRRVWDVQGSVCVVVGPLDGRAFRSLLPGGDARAPVCEMVRLYLGLEFDAEIQVVIEPDAVPVTALEYDERAGPRLGWNTWVRTHNFGAPVSDVKFAVK
- a CDS encoding HEAT repeat domain-containing protein → MNAGFDPMWSTNELISFALSHPPTDEDNDPHYDVIHVLRERGTREVFDAATRLLASACPMERALGVNIHAQLGYKQDKPFAAESVQLLANLLETEENEDVIYAALMAFGHLYRLECLPSAVRFASYPDDHIRYGVTCALAGLDDERAIATLIVLTGDTSALVRDWATFALGSQTEWDSLELRAALWARTADVDDVTRGEALKGLAHRRDARAAEAIVAELDGPDPYLTTVEAAEILADPGVLPALERLRVRRPGDRYVERAIAACATNG
- a CDS encoding 3' terminal RNA ribose 2'-O-methyltransferase Hen1, translated to MLLTVTTTRSPATDLGWLLHKHPDKVQSFDLTFGQAHVFYPEVADERCTAALVLDVDPVGLARQRRNTGNELLAQYVNDRPYAASSFLSVALSQVFGSALNGSCKAKPELAETPLPFVARLTALPCRRGGEGFLRRLFEPLGYEVSATRHPLDTHFPEWGESPYFTVELSATVRLADLLSHLYVLVPVLDDEKHYWVSTDEVDKLLRHGGNWLAAHPEKEQIAARYLRRQGKLVKSALSSLGRDEATDPDEAAAAQDLAEERLEARVSLHEQRLATVHAALRASGANRVLDLGCGEGKLLRLLATDPQFKEVIGVDVSVRSLEIARQRLDRQRLPDNLSDRLKLLHGALTYRDARLEGFDAAAVVEVIEHLDPPRLGAFERALFGAARPGVVVLTTPNSEYNVRFENLPAGKFRHADHRFEWTRAEFASWCAGVCAAHGYTARIDPLGDVDTEVGAPSQMAVFTRGGRE